The following is a genomic window from Shewanella avicenniae.
GAGGAATCTACGACTTCAGCTTTAGCACTATTTCTAGGCTGGGCAAAGAAAAAGGGGTACCCGCTGCACAGAGCATTAGGAATAAATCTGGAGATGCATATAGGACGTTGATCAAATCTTTCGCTGATGCTGCTAAAGACAAAAAAGTCCCTAAGCCAAATCATTCCCCATTCGGAAAATCCGTAGCATGGATTGAGAACATCACAGATCCAGTCCTCAAGTTACAAGTAAACATTCTTTACTCCCAAAAAAAGGAAGCTGAAAGGCTATTGCTCGAAGTGGTGCCTATCAACCAAGTCATAGAAATCTTTGATAATGGTGCATCTCCAGTATCAAAAATTCGATTAACCGCATTAGAAAGAGAGGCTCTCGAGTATATGTTATCTACAGAATTTCTGCGGCGAGAAGATTTGGAAGTCGGGCCAAAGGGCAGTATATTGCGACGTGAAGATTTGAGTCAGGTTTTTCCCGTTGCCACACTAGACGCATTTAAGAAGGCGTTGTTACACCTCTAGTTCGAAATAGTAGGAAGTCAGTTGAGAACAAATTTAATCACTCCTGAAGGTTTTGAAGCATTAACCAAAGAGCTTGACCATTTGTGGCGTGAATATCGCCCTGAAATCACACAAAAAGTGGCATGGGCAGCCAGTCTAGGCGATAGATCAGAGAACGCAGACTACAAGGAGAATAAGAGGTTACTTCGCAGCATCGACTCTAGAGTTCGCTTCTTACGCAAGAGGTTAGAGGCTCTTAAGATTGTTGATTACTCACCTGTGCAAGAAGGTAAAGTTTTCTTTGGCGCCTGGGTCGAAATCGAAAATGAACTAGGTGACGTCAAGAAATTTAGAATTGTTGGTCCTGATGAAATCTATGAGCGGAAGGATTACATATCAATTGATGCCCCGATGGCCAGAGCTCTTGTTAAAAAAGAAGTTGATGATGAAGTTACCGTAATGACTCCTGATGGTGAGAAAATCTGGTATATCAACGATATTAGCTACCAAAATAGTTCCAAATAATTGAGGCACGCTGAAAATCACCCTTAAAGTATTAGCATCTGAAGTGAAGTTATACAAGGGTGATGTGAACAAGGTTTGCGCATAGAAGCTACCCCACCGCAGCAACTAATGGTGTCACCGGCGATTGTGAGACAACTACAAAAAAGCAGAAATTACACGTTTTCTAAATTCGCCGAGAACAACCTCGTCAAATAGCTGTTCTGAAAGAGCAAGCCGGCCCGTTGTGCTTGTGAAATCACCAAATTTGAGATTGGGCATCACATCAACCTCAGTCATTGTACCTTTAGTTACAGTTCTACTACTTGGGCTCGTTGAGATGTTTGATGCCAACGACTCATTGATTTTGCTGTACAAACACGAATCAGGAATGTCCTTTTGAATTTCCTCAGAATAAGCCACGAGATTTGGCTCAGCAAATGTGTAAAGCCACGCATCTTGATTCGGCGCGTTGTTAACTCTTAAAATTCTCCCTAGCACCTGTCTAAAGTAAAGCTCGGTTTTTATTGAACTAAGGTGACAGCAAACTTGCAAGCGTGGAATGTCGGTACCTTCACTCACCATACCTACACTGATGATCCACTGGGTTATACCTTCCCTAAATCGTTGGATTTCAGCTAAAGGCATATCATCAAGATAAGTGACAATAGTGACTGACTGCTGGTATTCCTCAACCAGCATTTTAGCAATGGAATGCGCATGTCTAACCGATGCTGCGACCACAAGGCCACCTGAGCTTGCTGAAACTTTGCGTATTTCGGTAAGCTTTGCACATCCTAAACCTAAAAGATGCTTCATCGCCTTTTTGTTATAAATAATGCTCTGATACGACGCATTAGTTTCCTTCAAAAATTCATTAATAGATTCAAAGGTCTGTTGCTCCTTATGTTTAGAAGTAAGGCGCAGCTTCTTGCTATCAACGAGCACAATTTTGGGGGCTCGACAGACTTTATCCTTAATTGCTTGTTTTAGTGAATATCTGTAGTCAACGACCAATTCACCTTCTGGATTAGTGTACTGCGCCATAACGATGGGAAGTGAATCCGTTCGCCAAGGCGTTCCTGACATTGCTAGAGTATAAGTAGCAAGGCGTTGGATCTTGCTTAGAATTTGCTGACCCCAAGCATTTGTATTACTGATACTATTCCCACAACAATGATGAATTTCATCGAAAACAATAAATACTCTAAAGGACTTTAATTCAGTCCAAAATTCATCGCTTAAAAATGGAAGAGATTGATATGTCAAAGACTGCCCGATACATCCAAGGCGCCCATTAAAACTTCGTGAAAGTCGGTGACTAAATGTTTTCTTTATCCCATCAGCAACGGTAAGAGACGGCGAAAAACATAAAACAATATCAACCATTTTAGCTTCTATAAGTCTTGACGCGACCTCTGCAGCAAGCGTCGTTTTACCAGCTCCAGGCGTACCTTGGCAGAAATAGTGATGGCCACCCGAACGATACTTTTCCATTGCTTGTGTTGCACATTCTGCCTGCCAAGTTCTTAGCATGCGGAATTCTCCGCAGACAGGCTCTTCAGAACATTGCTGAGGACATTCACTTTGCCGAGTAATTCTGCCGAACGTATCTTTGACTCATCCAACAGCGGTGTGATGTGCTTTTCGAGTGATGGGAAACGAACCAATAACGCACGGTATTCGTCTATTTCGCCCAAAACAATCTTTAACTCACCCTCATACTTACATCGCTCAACTACGAGAATAGAGTAATCATTTTTGTCTGCTTTCGCTTTAGTCGTAACTGGATAATTAACATCAGTTTTTCCGACATTCTTAAGTCGCATAAATGTGTCAGTAACATGGTACCGTTTCTCTCTACCAATTCCTTCGGTTCTAAGCCAATCATTGTTCAAGAATGACAATAGCTGTCGATAGATTTGTTTGCGTAAATTGTCAGCGTTCGAGCTTTTCCACCCTAGAGCCAACAAGGCATTTCTTGCTTCAATAACCGAAAAAGCATCCATTCTTTCTTCAACCAACAGCTTGTGCATGATTGCACTGATCTTTTTAGGACGTTTCATTTCCAATTCATCATGCGTAAAACTTAGGATTGCTAAGTATACAGAAATCAGTAAAACTTAGACAATCTAAGTTATGTAGGGACATCTAAATGAAACATCAGTGGCAGTTAACCCGCTCCCCATCAGACTCAAACAAGCTCGAAAACGTGCAGGCATTACTCAGAAGAAATTAGGAGTGATGATCGGTATGGATGAAAGCTCTGCTAGCGGACGTATGAACCATTATGAAAAGGGAAGACATACTCCAGATTTCAGCACATTGAAGAAAATGGCTGAAATCTTGGAAGTGCCTTTGAGCTACTTTTTCCAAGAAGATGAGCTATCTGCAGAGATATCAATTGAAGTGGATAAACTCTCGAAAGCAAAAAAATTGCGCCTTCTAAAATTTATATCTGAACTAAAGAACAATCCTGCCGAATGACCTTCAATTCAATTGATGGTGCTAAACATATCCTTGAGCTAACAAGTAAGTGGGCATAAAGGATTTTGAAATCCTCCTTCAAATTTTACCCGTAACATTACTTTTTGTACCGAAGTGCGAGTTTATTCACCACAATTTTCAAGTTTGAAGTGAATAAGTATGTAAAAGGCAAGGATTGACCTTGCCTCATCACTTTCCTGTTAGTTGTACCATCCGTCGGCGAGTACTTCAGCTTGTTCCAGCACCAACTTGATTGCACCATCTGATTGTTCAGGTGGATATCCCCAGCGTTTTAATAGACGTCGAACCAGATTCCGCATTCTTGCGCGAACACTCTCGCGCTTCTGCCAGTCAACGGTAGCAGATTTTCGGAGTTGATTTGTTAACTCTATTGCAAGCTGGCGCAGGTTATCGTCACCGAGAACACGTACCGAGGCTTCGTTTATCACCAATGCACGATAGAACGCCATTTCATCCGTCGAAAGATTCAGCTTATCCATCATGTCGGCGTCGGCCTGCATCTCTTTTGCCCATTGGATCAACTCTTCAATTACCTGAGCCGTTTCGATGTTTCGGTTATGGTATTTCTGTAGTGTGGACAGGATACGGTCAGAGTACTTTTTCTCTTGCACAACATCGTTTTTCATCCGCGCTTTTACTTCATCACGCAGTAATTTTTCCAACAACTCAACAGCGAGGTTCTTCTCTTTCATGTTCTTCACATCTTCGAGAAACTCTTCAGAAAGCAAACCGATATTTGGCTTGTCCAAGCCGACTGTCTTGAAAATATCATCAACGCCATCAGCAACAATGGCATTATTGAGAATTTGCCGTAACGCTGAGTTACGCAGCTCGTCACTGCGCTTTTTATCAACCGTTGAGTGTTTCAGGAATGCGGTCTTAATAGCACCATAGAACGCTATTTCAATTCTATAGCCTGCTACTTCATCCATAGTGCTACACAGCGACAATGCTTTCATCATTGCCACCATGACGTCGAGGAAACGCCGCTTACCATCACGCACGTCCTCTCCTTTAGCATTTTTGTGGCTAAGCCCAGAAATATGGTTAGCGGCTCCAGGTAATAGTTGAAGAGGTTTAGTTTCAAACTCAGGTCGATACTTAAACACCGCGCCATCTACCGGTGTTGCAAACATTCCTCTGACAATATCGATTTTTTCCATCAACACTGCAAAAGCTTCCGCCGTATCGACGGTCGGTTGTCCCTTTCCTTGGCTATTCGTGTAGGTTTTGAGGGCATTTTTCAGTTCATTGGCAATACCGATATAATCGACAACTAAGCCGCCGGGCTTATCTTTGAATACGCGGTTAACCCGAGCAATAGCCTGCATCAAATTATGGCCTTTCATCGGCTTGTCGATATACATGGTATGGCAACAAGGTGCATCAAAGCCGGTCAGCCACATGTCTCGCACGATCACCAATTGCAGCTCGTCTTCAGTGTCTTTATATCGTTTTTCAAATAGCTTTTTAGTTTTCTTGTCATGAATGTGCGGCTGCATTTTCTCTTTGTCCGCCGCACTCCCGGTCATGACAATTTTAATAGCACCTTTATTGGGATCATCGCTGTGCCACTCTGGTTTGATGGCTACAATTGCATTGTATAAATCCACGCAAATTTCTCGGCTCATCGCAACTATCATGGCTTTACCTGGGAAGGTGGCACAACGAGTTGTAAAATGTTCGACCAGATCCTGTGCTACTTGCTTAATTCGCGGCTCTGCGCCAACCAGTTTCTCCAGTGCAGACCATTGTGATTTGATTTTTTCGCGAGCATCGGTTTCTTCATCCTCACCAATCTCGTCTTCGATTTGGTCATTCAACGCTTCAATTTCATCTTGCTTAATGTCGAGTTTGGCAAGGCGTGATTCATAGTAAATCGGCACCGTGGCACCATCACTCACCGCATCTTGAATATCGTAGATCGAGACATAATCACCAAACACGCCGCGGGTATCTTTATCATCAAGTGAAATCGGCGTACCGGTGAAACCGATAAAGGCCGCATTTGGCAAGGCATCGCGCATGTATTTCGAGTAACCATAAACATAACGTTGGCCGGTGACTTTGCCGTTTTCGTCTTTGACCTCCGTCAAGCGGGCCTTATTGCCATACTGGCTACGATGCGCTTCATCAGAAACAACAACAATATTGGCGCGTTCGGACAAAATAGGATGCGCTAATTCTTCATCGACAAGTGCAAACTTCTGTACCGTGGTAAAAATGATGCCGCCTGATTGACGATTGAGCAGTAATTCACGCAATGAGTCGCGGTCTTCAGCTTGCTGTGGAATTTGTTTGAGCGTTTCTTGCGCCATCGTGAAGGTGTTGAATAGCTGGCCATCCAAGTCATTGCGGTCAGTAACAACCACTAATGTGGGATTATTCATTTCTGGTTGTTGTAGCAGTTTACTGGCATAACACACCATTGAAATACTCTTACCACTACCTTGGGTATGCCAAACTACCCCCGCCTTTTTGCTACCGGGAGCCACTCGGTTTGCGTAACTCGCGCTACGTTCCGTTGAAGAACTAGGCGTTACCGCTGCGGTGACAGTTGCTTGAACGGCGGCTCTTACCGCATGGAATTGGTGGTAACCGGCAATTTTCTTAATGATTTTATCGCTATCATTTTCAAAAAGAACGAAATAGCGAATGTAATCAAGCAGCAGTTCCGGCTTAAAGAAACCACGTACCATGGTTTCTAATTGGTATTCCCATAGTGGTTTATCGTCTTCACTTTCAATGGTTTTCCATGGCAGAAAACGCTCTTTATTGGCAGTTAAGGAGCCGACTCGCGCGGTCCAACCATCAGAAATAACAATCGCCTCATTGAACACGAATAGATCGGCAATTTCGTCTTTATAGGTTTGGATCTGGTTATACGCATTCCATATATCTGCATGATCATCAGCTGGGTTCTTTAACTCTATAACGGCAATTGGTAAGCCATTAATAAACACCACGACATCGGGTCTGCGGTTGATTTTAGTGCCGGTTATTGTAAATTGATTGACCACCAGAAACTGATTGTTCTCAGGGTGTTCAAAATCCATGAGCCGTACATGAGTATGCTTGGTGACCCATTGGCCAGCCTCAATCACAGAATACTCAATGGGCACGCCTTCGATGAGGAACTTGTGAAACGCCTTGTTATTTTTGATAAGCACAGGCGTTTGCGGCGTGGTAACGATTTTCGCGACTTCTATGAGCGTATCAGTCGGTAAGTCAGGGTTTATCGTGCTCAAACAATCAACGAGACGTTGATGTAATATCACCTGATGATAATCGTCCCGTTCAGGCGAGTCGCCATCAGGGGCAATGTCATAGCCATTTTGATATTGGTAACCTACCTCTTGAAACCAATCAAGACACAGCTGCTCAAGTTGATCTTCAGTGATCTGCACGTTTAGTCCCTTATGTTATGACGTTAAAACAATGAAATGCTCGATGAGCCGATTCATTAATGCGTTTGATCTGGCAGTTGACCGAAATTTCCAGTCAACTGCCACTTCTGACATTTCGGCTTCTTTACAGGAATTCCGAATATGCCCAGACATCAGTTCACCTCTGCCATATCTTCAGTGTTGGCTAACTCGATTTCGCCGGAAAGCAATTTAGGAAGCAGTGTGTCTCGCAGTTTTGATAGCTCAACATTTTCATTCAAATTACAGATACGAAGCCTGAAGAGATTTTCTACTTGAGAGTTAAATGCTTCTAACAATGAGTCAGGCACGGACAATACTTCCGTACTTTCAACCAGCCCTTTACTAATATTTTGTTGCGCAGATCCAACAGCCTTTCCAGCTAACTCAGCAACTCTATTTTTGAGTTGAAGATAGTTATACCACTGGTGTTCTTTTTTAGGCATTAATGCACATACAGCTTGGTTCGTTGTTAAAGGTATTGATGTTAAGGATACTTCTCCAGCGGTAGCACCATAGAGTGCTACAAGCGTTGAAAGCTCAGGAACCCATTTAGCAGAAGACTTATCTAAACCTAATTGGGTAATCCTATTTTCAACCGCAGTTATAATTGACTGGCGAACCTCACCAGAAGTTAACCATGGAATAGTGCCGTCATCCCAATATGAGTTTTCATTTCTTTTTGGCGTTCCACCATTTTGGACTTTGGTACAAAGGTCTTTAATCGGTTTGATTGCCCAACCTTCAGGTATCAAACCTAACTCGCTCTCAACTAGCTTATCGGGGAAAAGCGAGGCAGTGGCTTCATCCATGCCTTGTGGCTGTTCGCCATTCATTTTGGCTTTGACGGGGTCGAAGTCGACAAACCAGGATTTAAAAATGGCCTGCGCCATGGCTTCTAGGGTTTGGTTGGTTAGGTTGTTTAAATTTAATTTCCCTGTTATTGATCTAATAAACTCAACAACTGCCCTTTGCTGAATAAGGCTGGGGAGCTCTACGGGGTAATATGCAACGGCATCAAATGTAATCTGAGGAAACGTTCCTGACCGTGAGTCTGCTATAATTTTAAACTCAGCCTCACATTCTTTGCTTGTTAATACCAAATATAAATATTCAGGAATAACAATATCTTGACTGCAAGTAATAACCATGAACTTAGTGGATACAACATAATCATCAACGTTTGTGTTGACTAACAAATGCCTCTTGTTTCCGGGACGAATCTCGCTATAAAGGATATCTCCCTTTTGTATTGCTTTCTTTGCCTGTCCCGGCAATCCAATACTCGAAACTTTCTCATTAACTAAGAAATGACCATCTAAAATATCACCTGTATTCACAAAGCAGACTTGCTCTTTGTTTTTAAAGTTAAAGCGTCTAGATGTATTGGATGCAACTTCCCCTAGAGTGTAGGTTTTAAAGCTCATAACCCAACCCCGCTAGATTCTTCTTAATCTCCGCTTCTAGCTGGGCGGACTCAGCAAACTGCTCACTGAGTTTGTCGGTCAGGGTCGCCATTTTTTCCGCAAATGGAATACCATCATCTTCCTCATCCGCAGCACCGACATAACGCCCCGGTGTCAGCACAAAATCGTGTTTGGTGATCTCTTCCAACGTGGCGGATTTGCAGAATCCCGCTTGGTCTTCATAACTCACACCATTTACGACGTCGCCAGTTTTCCATGCGTGGAATACGTCAGCAACTCTAGAAATATCGTCCATGGTGAAGTCACGTAATACGCGGTCTTTCATATAGCCAAGGTTGCGAGCATCGATAAACAGCACTTCGCCTTTACGATTACGCAGCTTACGGCCTGCTTTATCGGTACGAGCACCTTTGTTATTGGTTAAAAACCAAATACAGGCAGGAATTTGGGTGTTGGTAAACAGTTGCCCTGGCAGCGCCACCATACATTCGACTAAATCATGTGTGACCAAATTCTTACGGATATCTCCTTCAGTATTGGTGGTCGAACTCATTGAGCCGTTAGCCAATAACAATGCTTGCGAGCCGTTCGGTGCGAGGTGGTAAAGCATGTGCTGTAACCACGCAAAGTTGGCGTTACCCGCAGGTGGTCTACCGTATTTCCAACGAGGGTCATTATCATCAATGCCGGTATCCCACTCCTTCATGTTGAATGGCGGGTTAGCCATGATGAAGTCAGCACGTAAATCAGGGTGCTGGTCGTTGGTGTAGGTACTGGCAGGCTCTTTGCCGAAGTCATAATCAAGGCCACGGATGGCCATGTTCATCGCCGCCAGTTGCCATGTGGTGTAGTTGTACTCTTGGCCGTAGATAGAAATCTTTTGCTTTTGTGTCAGCGGATCAATAGCGTTTTTACCGGCATAACGCTCAATAAACTTTTCTGACTGCACGAAGAAGCCGCCTGAGCCCATTGCAGGGTCATAGACGCGCCCTTCAAATGGTTCAATCATCTCGACAATCAGGGTCACAATAGAGGCTGGCGTGTAGAACTGGCCGCCTTTCTTGCCTTCAGCAAGGGCAAATTCACCCAAGAAGTATTCGTAGATATGTCCAAGAATATCTTTGCTGTTAAGTGATTTGTGCGTGAACGGGATCGTCGCAATCAGGTTGATAAGCTCATTCAGCTTGGCTTGATCGATTTTGAGCGACGCATAGTGCTTGTTCAGTACGCCTTTGAGTTTTGGGTTATCGCGTTCAATCCCTTCCAGCGCGTTATCAATCAAGTGACCGACAGAGGTGATTTTCTTAGGCTTACCGTCAATCACCAAATCAGCACCGCCAATCACCAGCGGGCCGTTGTCTTGCAGGAATTTCCAACGCGATTCAGTCGGTAGCCAAAACACGTTTTTCTCGGTGTAGAAATCGCGAACTTCCAGTTCGGTGGCGATCTCTTCCGCCAATTCATCTTCTGAGAAATCAGCCGGATCTAAGTAATACTCATGCTCTGGGTTGGTGAGGTCGGCCTTAATCTCATCCTGACGCATGGAGAAGGCATCTGAGACGTATTTGACGAAGATTAGCCCTAAGACAGCATGTTTGTATTGCGCGGCGTCGAGCGTTGCTCTGAGTTTGTCAGCGGCATTCCATAGCTTCTTTTCTAATGATTTTAGAAATTCTTGTTCCAGTTCGTTCATCTTTGGCAACTTTTGTGACGTTTAGATCGAAAAACAATACCTCGAAATTGGCATGTTTTCATTGGTTTGTGCCTTACTTTAAATGTTTTCTATTAAAAAGAGGACATATTATGGACGCTTGGAACAAGGGCATACGTGTTGGGCAGAAGAAAGCGCTGAAACTGGAGGATATTTGGAGAATTCGCATTCGGCTTGAGTTAGAAAAACGCTTTGAGGAGTTATCGCTGGGTTGATAGCAAACTGCGTTCTTGTGACTTACTCAGTCTGAAGGTTCGAGATGTATCCCGCAGTGGCACTGTTTTATCGAGAACAATGATTCGGCAACAGAAAACAAGGCGAGAAGTCCAATTTGAAATCACCCCGAAAACACAGCAAGCCTTATCGCAGTGGATATTCACCAACCAATTAGAAATGGCAGATTACCTTTTCCCCAGTCACCGTCGCAAAGGACTGCACTTGTCGTATCACTATTACCTGACATTGGTAAATCGTTGGATTGGTGATCTTGGGCTTGATATCAGTCAATACGGCACGCACTCAATGCGCCGAACTAAAGCTTCTTTGATTTATGCCAAAACTAAGAACTTACGCGCTATTCAACTACTTCTTGGGCATGCTAAGTTAGAGAGTACGATTGAGTATCTTGGTGTTGAAATAGAGGATGCGTTAACGATTTCGGAAAATTGCGAAACGTGACAGACCATATTTCAGCATTCCATATGTATTGGGTGTGTCCATTATGGTAAAAATCATCAAAAAAAATCGAATGCCCCCTCAAACTGAAGCCATCGCTGATAACATATTAGTTTCAACACCAGAGGTTAAAGCATTCCAAGACCCTGACTTTCATCTATTGGCTTCATTCGACAAAAATGACAGACACACAATACTTAAATTTAGAACTAAAAATAACGTAACAATAAAAGAGGCAATAGCTTTATTTAAAGCAAGACAGATTGAATTGGAATCTCTTAAAGAGTTCCGACAAGCAGCCTTGAATAAGCCTAAGAAAAAGAAGAAACGTTCAAAAATAATAAAATCACATGGGGGAATCATGTCCTCTCTCGTAGCAGTAATCAGTGTCAGGGACTGGGGTAAAACCAAGTAATTTAAATGGATAACAGAGAAAATGACGACGATAAATGAAAGTATTGATGCTATCCTCAGAAGGGAACCACATTTAACCAGAGACGAAGCAATACAGTTATTCCTTTCTAAACGAACTTTGCGCAGAAAGAAAAAACAAATTAAAACTAAAATAATTAGAAATCAAGAAAGAAAAATGAAGGGTAAAAAGCCAAAAAAAACAATTAAGTTTTTATCAGGTGGAGCTGTCTCACCGCGCTAAAGTGAATCGTTTCCCCTGTGCTGGAAGTTGGCTCGTAGGAGAGAATAGCTAGAATGGGTCCTTCCCTTTTCAGTGCCCAATCATGTGTCTGCCTCCATGGCATAATGATGTTTTGCCCCATATCGATTCTACATTGTGGTTTGAGGCTAAATATGACGTACAAAGATTGACCAAATTTAAGTATGATACAAAGTGGCTACATAAATAATTGAATAATTGCTTATGCTTTTCAGGCACGCTTGAAGCGTTAGCATCGCAGGTCAAGCGAGCTTGCACGCAACCACCGCCAGCCAGATTCAAGTGAGGAACAAACATTCTCAATGTTGGCTGAATACGGAGAGTTCAGATACAAGGAAGTCAAATTGTCCATCATCATGCGCACCTCCTATGTAATCTGCCACTCACAAAACAAGCCCACGGCAACGGGCACGGAAGAATGCCGTTGCGTTATGATCATTTTGTTTTTAACGGTGTAACCATGAAATTTAGCTTCCTACCTGATGATAAATCATTTGAATTTAGTTCCATTAAGATTGCACCAGTTTCTAAGTTTGATGATGTTCTGAAGGGATTCTACCAATCTGTACATGTGAGTAATGGTTGGTTTTATGGGCCAGAACAAGAACTCAAGAAATCACCAACAGAAAATACAAAGTTCAAAAATCGAGGACCAATTAACTGTGTTCCTTTTTTCAAGATTGACCCTACACACGAAATCACATCAAACTCATGTACTGATGAGCACTTGAGATTCCTAATATTAAGTTATGGTTTCTTACAAGGGTTATACCTTACTCCCGAAGGGTATTCATATTTAGGCCGTACAGCGTATAAGCCAGGGAAATTAAACGGTTTACTCATGTCCGGTAATGATTATGCAAATGGGATGGAAACTATCAATAAGTTTTACACTTCAAGCAATCTCGAACAAAGAAATCAGATGTTTGCATGCATTCATTGGTTTTTACTTGGCCAAAGTCACCACTTTGAATGGGATCAATTTGAAGCACAATATAAAGTCCTTGATGGCCTTTATAATCTTGCTGGTGTAAAAGCTAAATATCACGCAGGTCGCCCTGTGGAGCTCGCCAAAAAATATAATTTAAAATTACCTCTCTGGGCTGAGCTTGACTCTACAGGCAAGCGAAGTACGCTAAGCATTCAAAGAAACGAATTATTTCATGAAGCCAAATATGGTGGTCATCCTATCGGTTATTCTTATCCAGAAGAAAACTATAGTCTCGAATTTGTTTCATTCAATACCAAGCTTATCGCGGCTACCTTAGGCATTGATACACCATATTTATCAGCTGACCCAACCAACCGAGACTACTGGGCATGGGACATAAAAGCATAACAAAATATTGGTGTGGGACCGCTACGGGGTTACACAATTGAATTTAGATATTAAGGAAAGTATGTGCCAGCAACTATTCAAGAAAAATTGAGCTGGGTGCCATTGAAAATTGACCTTCGTTACGAAGATGTCGATTTTGGGATTGGTACGGCCTTTATTTATTCAATGAATAATGAAACCTTCTTGATCACAAATTACCACAATGTAACTGGTCGTAGACCAGATACTTTGAAGGCCATATCACCGGATGTCGCACTTCCAAACAAGCTCGTACTTCACGTTCCTACAGATGCCAACACGGATACAGTCCTACCTAGTAACGAATCTAAAGTACGCTGGAAAGCTCTTATCCTAGATTTATATGAAGATGATAAACCGGTCTGGTTTGAGCACCCTGAACATGGACACAATGTAGATGCTGTGGCAATACCTATAGGTATCGATGGCTGTATGCTACAAGCTGCTAACTCAGAAGAACTAGAGCTAGAACAAATAACTCTGCGGCCAAGCCTTGATGTCTTTGTTCTTGGATACCCTAGGGGCCTCAGTGGCGGAGCTAAATTTCCTATATGGAAAAGAGGTAGCATTGCTTCTGAGCCAGACATAGATCTAGATAAGCTCCCCAAATTTTATATTGATACTGCAACGCGGGAGGGGATGTCAGGATCACCTGTATATGCCCAGCATAATGGCTATTGCGTCCCCGAGGGCTGCACCGGCCTTCAAGATGCACTGTTTGGTGAGGCAAGAAGGTTTGTAGGTATTTATTCCGGCAGGGTTGGTGCTGATGACTTCCAAGCCCAACTTGGCATTGTATGGAAAGAAAGCGCAATTCAAGAAATCATTCTTGGCAAGTACATTGGGAAATCATCGTTTGAAATCTAACAAGGCAAGCCAACATCGCCCACTGAATCGCCACTACTTCACTAGACGACTTTTAGCCTCATTAAAATACTGACGTTCATACTCTAACGGTGATAGCCCATCATTGGAACTATGCTGTCGTTTTGGGTTGTAAAACATCTCAATATAATTAAACACATCTATCTTTGCGTCGTCCCTTGTCGCATAGATTTT
Proteins encoded in this region:
- the gmtX gene encoding gamma-mobile-trio protein GmtX; protein product: MLEMSPETVLKQLKKNASMRVSSTLDAVYTVCKEQFERGIYDFSFSTISRLGKEKGVPAAQSIRNKSGDAYRTLIKSFADAAKDKKVPKPNHSPFGKSVAWIENITDPVLKLQVNILYSQKKEAERLLLEVVPINQVIEIFDNGASPVSKIRLTALEREALEYMLSTEFLRREDLEVGPKGSILRREDLSQVFPVATLDAFKKALLHL
- a CDS encoding type I restriction endonuclease subunit R, with product MTEDQLEQLCLDWFQEVGYQYQNGYDIAPDGDSPERDDYHQVILHQRLVDCLSTINPDLPTDTLIEVAKIVTTPQTPVLIKNNKAFHKFLIEGVPIEYSVIEAGQWVTKHTHVRLMDFEHPENNQFLVVNQFTITGTKINRRPDVVVFINGLPIAVIELKNPADDHADIWNAYNQIQTYKDEIADLFVFNEAIVISDGWTARVGSLTANKERFLPWKTIESEDDKPLWEYQLETMVRGFFKPELLLDYIRYFVLFENDSDKIIKKIAGYHQFHAVRAAVQATVTAAVTPSSSTERSASYANRVAPGSKKAGVVWHTQGSGKSISMVCYASKLLQQPEMNNPTLVVVTDRNDLDGQLFNTFTMAQETLKQIPQQAEDRDSLRELLLNRQSGGIIFTTVQKFALVDEELAHPILSERANIVVVSDEAHRSQYGNKARLTEVKDENGKVTGQRYVYGYSKYMRDALPNAAFIGFTGTPISLDDKDTRGVFGDYVSIYDIQDAVSDGATVPIYYESRLAKLDIKQDEIEALNDQIEDEIGEDEETDAREKIKSQWSALEKLVGAEPRIKQVAQDLVEHFTTRCATFPGKAMIVAMSREICVDLYNAIVAIKPEWHSDDPNKGAIKIVMTGSAADKEKMQPHIHDKKTKKLFEKRYKDTEDELQLVIVRDMWLTGFDAPCCHTMYIDKPMKGHNLMQAIARVNRVFKDKPGGLVVDYIGIANELKNALKTYTNSQGKGQPTVDTAEAFAVLMEKIDIVRGMFATPVDGAVFKYRPEFETKPLQLLPGAANHISGLSHKNAKGEDVRDGKRRFLDVMVAMMKALSLCSTMDEVAGYRIEIAFYGAIKTAFLKHSTVDKKRSDELRNSALRQILNNAIVADGVDDIFKTVGLDKPNIGLLSEEFLEDVKNMKEKNLAVELLEKLLRDEVKARMKNDVVQEKKYSDRILSTLQKYHNRNIETAQVIEELIQWAKEMQADADMMDKLNLSTDEMAFYRALVINEASVRVLGDDNLRQLAIELTNQLRKSATVDWQKRESVRARMRNLVRRLLKRWGYPPEQSDGAIKLVLEQAEVLADGWYN
- a CDS encoding helix-turn-helix domain-containing protein, which codes for MAVNPLPIRLKQARKRAGITQKKLGVMIGMDESSASGRMNHYEKGRHTPDFSTLKKMAEILEVPLSYFFQEDELSAEISIEVDKLSKAKKLRLLKFISELKNNPAE
- the greB gene encoding transcription elongation factor GreB encodes the protein MRTNLITPEGFEALTKELDHLWREYRPEITQKVAWAASLGDRSENADYKENKRLLRSIDSRVRFLRKRLEALKIVDYSPVQEGKVFFGAWVEIENELGDVKKFRIVGPDEIYERKDYISIDAPMARALVKKEVDDEVTVMTPDGEKIWYINDISYQNSSK
- a CDS encoding DEAD/DEAH box helicase, with product MLRTWQAECATQAMEKYRSGGHHYFCQGTPGAGKTTLAAEVASRLIEAKMVDIVLCFSPSLTVADGIKKTFSHRLSRSFNGRLGCIGQSLTYQSLPFLSDEFWTELKSFRVFIVFDEIHHCCGNSISNTNAWGQQILSKIQRLATYTLAMSGTPWRTDSLPIVMAQYTNPEGELVVDYRYSLKQAIKDKVCRAPKIVLVDSKKLRLTSKHKEQQTFESINEFLKETNASYQSIIYNKKAMKHLLGLGCAKLTEIRKVSASSGGLVVAASVRHAHSIAKMLVEEYQQSVTIVTYLDDMPLAEIQRFREGITQWIISVGMVSEGTDIPRLQVCCHLSSIKTELYFRQVLGRILRVNNAPNQDAWLYTFAEPNLVAYSEEIQKDIPDSCLYSKINESLASNISTSPSSRTVTKGTMTEVDVMPNLKFGDFTSTTGRLALSEQLFDEVVLGEFRKRVISAFL